A genomic window from Longimicrobium sp. includes:
- a CDS encoding SDR family oxidoreductase: MTRVLVVGGTGMLGHKLVQLLGADPALELHATVRRVPPPEFAGGLVTYHADVDVAYGSTRVRELLGALRPDVVVNAVGAIKQKDLHSAVDETFYLNGVLPHLLALHGARLIHVSTDCVFRGDRGAYTEAERPDAEDLYGRSKAMGEVDYGRHLTLRTSIIGPEISGHLGLLGWFLSQPRGSTMRGYSRAIYSGLPTVTLSRTIHRLIGDDSPLSGIYHVASEPIDKHTLLQRLNEALKLEHTILPDDSLRIDRSLDDRRFREATGTPRPGWDELVAELVEDLRTSPYAYP; this comes from the coding sequence GTGACGAGGGTCCTGGTCGTGGGCGGCACCGGCATGCTGGGCCACAAGCTGGTGCAGCTTCTCGGCGCCGACCCCGCGCTGGAGCTGCACGCCACGGTGCGGCGCGTCCCACCCCCCGAGTTCGCGGGCGGCCTCGTCACGTACCACGCGGACGTCGACGTGGCGTACGGCTCCACGCGCGTGCGCGAGCTGCTGGGGGCGCTTCGGCCGGACGTGGTGGTCAACGCGGTGGGCGCCATCAAGCAAAAGGATCTCCACTCCGCCGTCGATGAGACGTTCTACCTGAACGGCGTCTTGCCGCACCTCCTGGCGCTCCACGGCGCGCGCCTGATCCACGTCTCCACCGACTGCGTGTTCCGGGGCGACCGCGGAGCGTACACGGAGGCCGAGCGCCCGGACGCGGAGGACCTGTACGGCCGGTCCAAGGCGATGGGCGAGGTGGACTACGGCCGCCACCTGACGCTGCGTACCTCCATCATCGGCCCGGAGATCTCGGGCCACCTGGGGCTCCTCGGCTGGTTCTTGTCGCAGCCGCGCGGCTCCACGATGCGCGGGTACTCCCGCGCCATCTACAGCGGTCTCCCCACCGTCACCCTCAGCCGCACCATCCACCGCCTGATCGGCGACGACTCTCCGCTCTCCGGCATCTACCACGTGGCGAGCGAGCCCATCGACAAGCACACGCTGCTCCAGCGCCTGAACGAGGCGCTGAAGCTGGAGCACACCATCCTCCCCGACGATTCCCTCCGCATCGACCGCTCCCTGGACGACCGCCGCTTCCGCGAGGCCACGGGCACCCCGCGCCCCGGCTGGGACGAGCTGGTCGCGGAGCTCGTCGAGGATCTCCGCACTTCGCCGTACGCGTACCCGTGA